A part of Haloarchaeobius sp. HME9146 genomic DNA contains:
- a CDS encoding amino acid-binding protein, with product MATDVSETRRAYTVRLELVDEPGELLRALRPIADNGGNLLSIFHERGNLTPRGNIPVEVDLECTPSRFDDVVNGLRDAGVTIIQAGADQYAEQVSVLLVGHLVETDLSDTLETIEECSGASVTDFALDAPAGTDDVSSARAQLAIEPGQTEEALSVVRTVAERKDLRVVEPLVEGEA from the coding sequence ATGGCGACTGACGTCTCCGAGACGCGGCGAGCGTACACAGTCCGGCTGGAACTCGTCGACGAGCCGGGCGAACTGTTGCGCGCGCTGCGTCCCATCGCGGACAACGGAGGGAACCTCCTCTCTATCTTCCACGAACGGGGGAACCTCACACCGCGGGGGAACATCCCGGTCGAGGTCGACCTGGAGTGTACGCCGAGTCGCTTCGACGACGTCGTCAACGGGCTTAGGGACGCGGGTGTGACCATCATCCAGGCGGGTGCCGACCAGTACGCCGAACAGGTGAGCGTCCTGCTCGTCGGGCACCTCGTCGAGACCGACCTCTCGGACACCCTGGAGACCATCGAGGAGTGCAGTGGGGCTTCGGTGACCGACTTCGCGCTCGACGCGCCAGCAGGTACCGACGACGTCTCGAGTGCACGTGCACAGCTCGCGATCGAGCCGGGCCAGACCGAGGAGGCGCTCTCGGTCGTCCGGACGGTCGCCGAACGCAAGGACCTGCGTGTCGTCGAACCGCTCGTGGAGGGTGAGGCATGA
- a CDS encoding homoserine dehydrogenase: MKVAILGAGAVGRSVARLAGDHGHTVTGIADSSSGVTNPDGIDVDAILSRKSARGHVGSADPDAVLDGEYDVLVEATPTTLGDAEPAFSHVRTALERDRHVVLANKGPVAERYADVQALEAESEGEVLFEATVAGAIPVLGTVADYGPSQVTAVRGVLNGTANFILSRMAAEGLDYEHVLAEAQDLGVAEADPAFDVEGTDAALKCVILSNVLAEGETEYTLADADVEGIVDIPPSALQLAQSDGQTVRLVGEATPSGIRVGPRLVPTDSPLAVTGTENIVQLETTYAGTLALRGRGAGGDPTASAVLADIARLS; this comes from the coding sequence ATGAAGGTCGCCATCCTCGGTGCGGGCGCGGTCGGCCGGTCGGTCGCGCGACTCGCGGGCGACCACGGGCACACGGTGACGGGTATCGCGGATTCGAGTTCGGGCGTGACGAACCCCGACGGCATCGACGTGGATGCAATACTCAGCCGGAAGTCGGCACGGGGCCACGTCGGCTCGGCCGACCCCGACGCGGTGCTCGATGGCGAGTACGACGTGCTCGTCGAGGCGACGCCGACGACGCTCGGTGACGCCGAGCCAGCCTTCTCGCACGTGCGCACCGCGCTGGAGCGCGACAGGCACGTCGTGCTGGCGAACAAGGGGCCGGTCGCGGAGCGATACGCGGACGTGCAGGCGCTCGAAGCCGAGAGCGAGGGTGAGGTGCTGTTCGAGGCGACCGTCGCCGGCGCGATCCCGGTGCTGGGCACGGTCGCGGACTACGGCCCGTCGCAGGTCACCGCGGTGCGGGGCGTCCTCAACGGGACGGCGAACTTCATCCTCTCGCGGATGGCTGCGGAAGGGCTGGACTACGAGCACGTCCTCGCGGAGGCCCAGGACCTCGGCGTCGCCGAGGCAGACCCCGCCTTCGACGTCGAAGGGACCGACGCCGCGCTCAAGTGCGTCATCCTCTCGAACGTGCTTGCGGAGGGTGAGACCGAGTACACGCTCGCGGACGCGGACGTGGAGGGTATCGTCGACATCCCGCCGAGCGCGCTCCAGCTCGCCCAGTCCGACGGCCAGACCGTCCGCCTCGTCGGCGAGGCGACCCCGTCGGGCATCCGTGTCGGCCCGCGACTCGTCCCGACGGACAGCCCGCTTGCGGTGACCGGGACGGAGAACATCGTCCAGCTCGAGACGACCTACGCGGGCACGCTCGCGCTCCGGGGGCGCGGGGCGGGTGGTGACCCCACTGCGAGCGCGGTGCTCGCGGACATCGCGCGCCTCTCCTGA
- the tuf gene encoding translation elongation factor EF-1 subunit alpha: MSDKPHQNLAVIGHVDHGKSTLVGRLLFETGSVPEHVIEQYREEAEEKGKGGFEFAYVMDNLAEERERGVTIDIAHQEFDTDSYYFTIVDCPGHRDFVKNMITGASQADNAVLVVAADDGVAPQTREHVFLARTLGIDELIIGVNKMDVVDYDEAKYKEVKAEVQKLLKQVNFRSEDATFIPISAFEGDNIAERSDNTSWYDGDILLEALNNLPEPQEPTDAPLRLPIQDVYTISGIGTVPVGRVETGMLNIGENVSFQPSDVGGEVKTIEMHHEEVPEAGPGDNVGFNVRGIGKDDIRRGDVCGPADEPPTVAETFTAQIVVMQHPSVITAGYTPVFHAHTAQVACTIESIDKKMDPSSGEVAEENPDFIQSGDSAVVTVRPQKPLSIEPAGEIPELGSFAVRDMGQTIAAGKVMSVNEK; encoded by the coding sequence ATGAGCGACAAACCGCACCAGAACCTGGCCGTCATCGGCCACGTCGACCACGGTAAGAGCACACTGGTCGGGCGACTCCTCTTCGAGACGGGGAGCGTGCCCGAGCACGTCATCGAGCAGTACCGAGAAGAAGCAGAAGAGAAGGGCAAGGGTGGCTTCGAGTTCGCCTACGTCATGGACAACCTCGCCGAGGAGCGCGAGCGCGGTGTAACCATCGACATCGCCCACCAGGAGTTCGACACGGACTCGTACTACTTCACCATCGTCGACTGTCCGGGTCACCGTGACTTCGTCAAGAACATGATCACGGGCGCGTCCCAGGCAGACAACGCCGTCCTCGTCGTCGCCGCAGACGACGGTGTCGCACCCCAGACCCGAGAGCACGTCTTCCTGGCCCGCACGCTGGGTATCGACGAGCTCATCATCGGCGTCAACAAGATGGACGTCGTCGACTACGACGAGGCCAAGTACAAGGAGGTCAAGGCTGAGGTCCAGAAGCTCCTCAAGCAGGTCAACTTCCGCTCCGAGGACGCGACCTTCATCCCGATTTCCGCGTTCGAAGGCGACAACATCGCCGAGCGCTCCGACAACACCTCCTGGTACGATGGCGACATCCTCCTCGAGGCCCTCAACAACCTCCCGGAGCCCCAGGAGCCGACCGACGCGCCCCTGCGCCTCCCGATCCAGGACGTCTACACCATCTCCGGCATCGGTACGGTCCCGGTTGGCCGTGTCGAGACGGGTATGCTGAACATCGGCGAGAACGTCTCGTTCCAGCCGTCTGACGTCGGTGGCGAGGTCAAGACCATCGAGATGCACCACGAGGAAGTCCCGGAGGCTGGCCCCGGTGACAACGTCGGCTTCAACGTCCGTGGCATCGGTAAGGACGACATCCGCCGCGGTGACGTCTGTGGCCCCGCCGACGAGCCGCCGACGGTCGCCGAGACCTTCACGGCCCAGATCGTCGTCATGCAGCACCCGTCCGTGATCACGGCCGGCTACACGCCGGTCTTCCACGCCCACACGGCACAGGTCGCCTGTACCATCGAATCCATCGACAAGAAGATGGACCCCAGCTCGGGCGAGGTCGCCGAGGAGAACCCGGACTTCATCCAGTCCGGCGACTCCGCGGTCGTCACCGTCCGTCCCCAGAAGCCGCTCAGCATCGAGCCCGCCGGCGAGATCCCGGAGCTCGGTTCCTTCGCAGTCCGCGACATGGGTCAGACCATCGCGGCTGGCAAGGTCATGAGCGTCAACGAGAAGTAA
- the rpsJ gene encoding 30S ribosomal protein S10: MQQARVRLAGTSPDDLDNICDDVREIANKTGVNLSGPIPLPTKTLEIPTRKSPDGEGTATWEHWEMRVHKRLIDLDADERALRQLMRIQVPNDVSIEIVLED, from the coding sequence ATGCAGCAGGCACGCGTCCGGCTCGCGGGAACGAGCCCCGACGACCTCGACAACATCTGTGACGACGTTCGCGAGATCGCGAACAAGACGGGTGTGAACCTGTCGGGTCCCATCCCGCTGCCGACCAAGACGCTCGAAATCCCGACCCGCAAGTCCCCCGACGGTGAGGGTACTGCGACGTGGGAACACTGGGAGATGCGCGTCCACAAGCGTCTCATCGACCTCGACGCCGACGAGCGCGCACTTCGCCAGCTCATGCGGATCCAGGTCCCGAACGACGTCAGCATCGAGATCGTCCTCGAGGACTGA
- a CDS encoding rhomboid family intramembrane serine protease — MSRRSGSPTLETFALFAVVFAFQSVVSLFQALVGFAGVYDFLFVLHSPLSRPWTLVTSVYAHAGLLHLLSNAIALALVGFALERKTTRFRYHTFFVVTGALAGVAQVLTSGFVATIGFGRPTAVLGASGAVFALYGYVLGGNRLTDGLLSRFDLPEWAELAGFILVAALVTWATGSPGVALIAHFTGFLLGVAAGRLRLLATSHQPTYGSRKESY; from the coding sequence ATGTCCCGCCGCTCCGGGAGCCCGACCCTCGAGACGTTCGCCCTCTTCGCGGTCGTCTTCGCCTTCCAGTCCGTCGTGAGCCTCTTCCAGGCGCTCGTCGGCTTCGCGGGCGTCTACGACTTCCTGTTCGTCCTCCACTCGCCACTCAGCCGGCCCTGGACGCTCGTCACGAGCGTGTACGCCCACGCGGGCCTGCTGCACCTCCTCTCGAACGCCATCGCGCTCGCGCTCGTCGGCTTCGCCCTCGAACGCAAGACCACCCGATTCCGCTACCACACCTTCTTCGTCGTCACCGGTGCCCTCGCCGGGGTCGCACAGGTCCTCACGAGCGGTTTCGTCGCCACCATCGGGTTCGGCCGCCCCACCGCCGTCCTCGGCGCCAGCGGTGCCGTCTTCGCCCTCTACGGCTACGTGCTCGGCGGCAACCGCCTCACCGACGGCCTGCTGTCGCGCTTCGACCTCCCCGAGTGGGCCGAACTCGCCGGCTTCATCCTCGTCGCCGCCCTCGTCACCTGGGCCACCGGCTCCCCCGGCGTCGCCCTCATCGCCCACTTCACCGGCTTCCTCCTCGGCGTCGCCGCCGGCCGACTGCGCCTCCTCGCCACGTCACACCAACCCACGTACGGCTCCCGAAAGGAAAGCTACTAA
- a CDS encoding serine hydrolase: protein MRQLPERDQRPPATRRPGIGRRELLTGLGTLSAGLSLGAVGGTVPARAATPWAPHAQYRRRQRGQWVARHGLTGSQYQRAFTSYARQGYRLTNISGYTVRGQPRFAAIWEKRRGPAWVARHGMTSAQYQTEFSRRAREGYRLTDISGYTVRGQPRFAAIWEKRRGTAWVARHGMTSAQYQTEFTTRARDGYRLVHVSGYGVGGSARYAAIWEKRSGPSWVARHGMTNAQYQTEFSRRAREGYRLVHVSGYSVRGGPRFAAIWEKRSGPGWVARHGMTSAQYQGEFESYAYQGYRLVHISGYSDRRGARYAAIWESEGLSPGDIRTIDRFLDGYRRRNGITGLSVAITRDERLVFAKGYGFANSDTRELVRPSHRFRVASISKPITAVAIMELVETNQLALDDPVFGSDGVLGTRYGTPTYGPAITTSNPNRVTVDHLLEHTSGWQNTPNDPMFNYLDKDQEELIEFVVANRPLQTEPGTNYQYSNFGYCVLGRIIEAVSGQSYEDYVRSDILAPAGISRMEIAGDTEALRKSGEVTYYGSNAYNIPVARMDAHGGWVGTPIDLCRFLTRVDGQPRKRDILDAATTTELYDVEGPNPSYGEGWTVMSTWRGHNGAMPGSLGFMVQRTDGFAFAALANTRPSSDRFGNSLKQAVDNAIDNVDSWPSFDLF from the coding sequence ATGAGACAGCTACCAGAACGCGACCAGCGACCGCCAGCGACCCGCCGCCCCGGAATCGGGCGGCGTGAACTGCTCACCGGACTCGGAACCCTGTCGGCAGGCCTGTCGCTCGGTGCAGTCGGCGGGACGGTTCCCGCACGGGCGGCCACGCCGTGGGCACCACACGCCCAGTATCGCCGCCGGCAGCGCGGGCAATGGGTGGCCCGCCACGGCTTGACCGGGTCGCAGTACCAGCGTGCGTTCACCAGCTACGCCAGACAGGGGTATCGCCTGACGAACATCAGCGGGTACACCGTCCGTGGCCAGCCCCGCTTCGCCGCCATCTGGGAGAAGCGCCGCGGCCCCGCCTGGGTCGCCCGTCACGGCATGACCAGCGCCCAGTACCAGACCGAGTTCAGCAGACGGGCGAGAGAGGGCTACCGGCTCACCGACATCAGCGGGTACACCGTCCGTGGCCAGCCCCGCTTCGCCGCCATCTGGGAGAAGCGTCGCGGCACCGCCTGGGTCGCCCGTCACGGCATGACCAGCGCCCAGTACCAGACCGAGTTCACCACCCGCGCCAGAGACGGCTACCGGCTCGTCCACGTCAGCGGCTACGGCGTCGGCGGGAGCGCCCGGTACGCCGCCATCTGGGAGAAGCGCTCCGGGCCCAGCTGGGTCGCCCGTCACGGCATGACCAACGCCCAGTACCAGACCGAGTTCAGCAGACGGGCGAGAGAGGGCTACCGCCTCGTCCACGTCAGCGGCTACTCCGTCCGCGGTGGGCCCCGCTTCGCCGCCATCTGGGAGAAGCGCTCCGGCCCCGGCTGGGTCGCCCGTCACGGCATGACCAGCGCCCAGTACCAGGGTGAGTTCGAGTCCTACGCCTACCAGGGCTACCGCCTCGTCCACATCAGCGGGTACAGTGACCGCCGCGGTGCCCGGTACGCCGCCATCTGGGAGTCCGAGGGGCTCTCACCGGGCGACATCCGGACCATCGACCGCTTCCTCGACGGCTACCGCCGCCGAAACGGTATCACCGGGCTCTCGGTCGCCATCACCAGGGACGAGCGCCTCGTGTTCGCGAAGGGCTACGGGTTCGCGAACAGCGACACCCGCGAACTCGTCCGCCCGTCCCACCGGTTCCGGGTCGCGAGCATCTCCAAACCCATCACCGCGGTGGCCATCATGGAGCTCGTCGAGACGAACCAGCTCGCCCTCGACGACCCCGTCTTCGGCTCCGATGGCGTCCTCGGGACCAGATACGGGACGCCCACCTACGGCCCCGCCATCACCACCAGCAACCCGAACCGGGTCACCGTCGACCACCTGCTCGAACACACCAGCGGGTGGCAGAACACCCCGAACGACCCGATGTTCAACTACCTCGATAAGGACCAGGAGGAACTCATCGAGTTCGTGGTGGCGAACCGCCCGCTCCAGACCGAACCGGGCACCAACTACCAGTACTCGAACTTCGGGTACTGCGTCCTCGGCCGTATCATCGAGGCGGTCTCCGGCCAGTCCTACGAGGACTACGTCAGGTCCGACATCCTCGCACCCGCCGGCATCAGCCGGATGGAGATCGCGGGCGACACGGAGGCCCTACGCAAGTCCGGGGAGGTCACCTACTACGGCAGCAACGCGTACAACATCCCCGTCGCCAGGATGGACGCCCACGGCGGCTGGGTCGGCACGCCCATCGACCTCTGCCGGTTCCTCACCCGGGTCGACGGCCAACCCCGGAAACGCGACATCCTCGACGCGGCGACCACGACCGAACTGTACGACGTGGAGGGACCGAACCCGAGCTACGGCGAAGGCTGGACCGTCATGTCGACCTGGCGCGGCCACAACGGCGCCATGCCCGGCTCGCTCGGCTTCATGGTCCAGCGCACCGACGGCTTCGCGTTCGCCGCCCTCGCGAACACCCGCCCGTCGAGCGACAGGTTCGGAAACTCGCTCAAACAGGCCGTCGACAACGCCATCGACAACGTCGACAGCTGGCCGAGCTTCGACCTGTTCTGA